The Oxalobacteraceae bacterium OTU3CINTB1 genome includes a window with the following:
- a CDS encoding arabinose ABC transporter substrate-binding protein yields the protein MKRSLLAAASLCLIAATQFTSVAHAADPVKIGFLVKQAEEPWFQDEWRYAEQAAKDKGFTLVKIGIPNGEKMIAAIDNLAAQKAQGFVICAPDVKLGKAIERSAKRNNLKVIAVDDRLVDGTGKPIESIPYMGISGYAIGKQVGEGIAAEVKNRKWNVAEVGVIRVAYDQLPTAKERTTGAIDALKAAGFPVANIVDAPQAKTDTESAFNAANIALTKNARFKHWVAVGLNDEAVLGAVRAAEGRGIKADAMVGVGIGGAKAAENELNKPAPTGFYGSVMISAKQHGYETSVNMYNWITGKGTPPAEVLTKGMLMTRANQADVRKQMGM from the coding sequence ATGAAACGTAGCTTGCTCGCCGCAGCATCGCTGTGCCTGATCGCCGCGACCCAATTCACCAGCGTCGCCCACGCCGCCGATCCGGTCAAGATCGGCTTCCTCGTCAAACAGGCGGAGGAGCCGTGGTTCCAGGACGAATGGCGCTACGCCGAGCAGGCGGCCAAGGACAAAGGCTTCACCCTGGTCAAGATCGGCATCCCCAACGGCGAAAAAATGATCGCCGCGATCGACAACCTGGCCGCGCAAAAAGCCCAGGGCTTCGTCATCTGCGCGCCGGACGTCAAGCTGGGCAAGGCCATCGAACGCTCGGCCAAGCGCAACAACCTCAAAGTGATCGCGGTCGACGACCGCCTGGTCGACGGCACCGGCAAACCGATCGAATCGATTCCGTACATGGGCATCTCCGGCTACGCCATCGGCAAGCAGGTCGGCGAAGGCATCGCCGCCGAAGTCAAGAACCGCAAATGGAACGTCGCCGAAGTGGGCGTGATCCGCGTCGCCTACGACCAGCTGCCGACGGCCAAGGAACGCACCACCGGCGCCATCGACGCGCTCAAGGCCGCCGGCTTCCCGGTCGCGAACATCGTCGATGCGCCGCAGGCGAAGACCGACACCGAAAGCGCCTTCAACGCCGCCAACATCGCGCTGACCAAGAACGCGCGCTTCAAGCACTGGGTGGCCGTGGGCCTGAACGATGAAGCGGTGCTGGGCGCCGTGCGCGCCGCCGAAGGACGCGGCATCAAGGCCGACGCCATGGTGGGAGTCGGCATCGGCGGCGCCAAGGCCGCCGAGAATGAGCTGAACAAACCCGCGCCGACCGGCTTCTACGGCTCGGTGATGATCAGCGCCAAACAGCACGGCTACGAAACCTCGGTCAACATGTACAACTGGATCACTGGGAAAGGCACCCCGCCGGCCGAAGTGCTGACCAAGGGGATGCTGATGACGCGCGCCAACCAGGCCGACGTCCGCAAGCAAATGGGCATGTAA
- a CDS encoding SMP-30/gluconolactonase/LRE family protein translates to MIDSSTHVASTPGIMLLRVGQAGSALRWDPAGRCWRWPDPQGGQLYAWPAPAGMPSGLRLQENACVMACCTSGRVLLGQGKRLGMVDLPAPGQPSRPLQSQVLLTVDAAEPRTSISDGCTDRGGNFVFGTANTASDQRAIGSFYQYSQQHGLRRLALPVVVKAGGIAFSTDGRRMYFADTAQGAIMQCEYDSERAKVSNVKTFAPVLAPGAGAAVVDSGDRLWSVQGGALVQYAPHGDALRRIGMAREAAAGVAFGGEGLRQLLVLGANGGLYGLPPDLAPDLPADLARRPPRGVPDVPFDDGGAARFAVLPVPVIGD, encoded by the coding sequence ATGATCGATTCCAGTACGCATGTCGCGTCGACCCCCGGCATCATGCTGCTGCGCGTCGGCCAGGCCGGCAGCGCCCTGCGCTGGGACCCCGCCGGCCGCTGCTGGCGCTGGCCCGATCCGCAAGGCGGCCAGTTGTACGCCTGGCCGGCGCCGGCCGGCATGCCCAGCGGCCTGCGCCTGCAGGAAAACGCCTGCGTGATGGCGTGCTGCACCTCCGGCCGCGTGCTGCTGGGGCAGGGCAAGCGCCTCGGCATGGTCGATTTGCCGGCGCCGGGCCAGCCCAGCCGCCCGCTGCAAAGCCAGGTTTTGCTGACCGTCGACGCGGCCGAGCCGCGCACCAGCATCAGCGACGGCTGCACCGACCGGGGCGGCAATTTCGTCTTCGGCACCGCCAACACGGCAAGCGACCAGCGTGCCATCGGCAGTTTTTACCAGTATTCGCAACAGCACGGCCTGCGCCGGCTGGCGTTGCCGGTCGTGGTCAAGGCCGGCGGCATCGCCTTCAGCACCGACGGCCGCCGGATGTACTTCGCCGACACGGCCCAAGGCGCCATCATGCAATGCGAGTATGATTCCGAACGTGCCAAGGTATCCAACGTGAAAACGTTTGCACCGGTGCTGGCGCCGGGAGCGGGCGCGGCCGTGGTCGACAGCGGCGACCGCCTGTGGAGCGTGCAGGGCGGCGCCCTGGTCCAATATGCGCCGCACGGCGACGCGCTGCGCCGCATCGGCATGGCGCGCGAGGCGGCCGCCGGCGTAGCCTTCGGCGGCGAGGGCCTGCGCCAGTTGCTGGTGCTGGGCGCGAACGGCGGCCTGTACGGCCTGCCGCCCGATCTGGCGCCCGATTTGCCGGCGGACCTGGCGCGCCGGCCGCCCCGGGGCGTGCCGGACGTGCCGTTCGACGACGGCGGCGCCGCCCGCTTCGCCGTTCTGCCAGTACCCGTCATCGGTGATTGA
- a CDS encoding TonB-dependent receptor: MKHKKMSLLIAALFTTPLMAQQALAQDAVATPAPAAAAPAAPAAGEIQQVNVTGIRASVRNALAAKEASNSMVEVVSSEDIGKLPDTTIAESLARLPGLSSGLDRGNASQIVARGMGPRFIGATLNGRELASSEPNRAVRFEQFPSESVTGATVYKTQNAEIAEGGIATTIDLQTVSPLKYAGRQLSFKTDALYYALAKDIAGADKVAPRIGGIYVDQFLNKTLGAAIAFSYQDQPSVQKNVRHWGFNENNSADINGDGKIDKTPWGFQDDVRRGSNKRSSVLGKVEWKPNSDVLITADTYYAKTAIDEAQMQHWTGDMGNWDGGNSGNFSNLDIRNGYVAGGTLNWSRVINNDAHWIQDSSVSASGLNAKVNLGDWKVETDLSTSHALRSSQWRDLRQNSLGSIPVSINWSFTGDERQSYNFGGIDTGNPANFDAPTLYVDTDGHIKDLLNAASVTAARSIENSIINRIKVGVRATDREKSYRQTTWQLSQTSAIPASAYETVTVAGFPSYVVLKDFGASTAAAFGPNAFNPDGRPQTQNDLLSGWKVKERSTSAFIQGDLDGEAFGKTYRGNVGVRVVHTKQTGYGMQSVNGAAPTDVEGGTSYTEILPSLNTIFNLDEKQEHQIRFSLARAMSRAPMDEMRASRNLNVVADSTQPTTGSAGNPELKPMMANQVDLAYQWYFSKGSLLSAGAFYKKVQRYIALTSDTTIINGRPATVTRSINGDGGDIRGIELVYQQAFTGLPAPFDGLGVASNYAYTTSNIREATPSVNPFPIEGLMKHNGGVTLWYEKAGYEARLSANYKSAFVRNPTWNAGQLIENEAETYLTLNLAKQLTPNIQLRFGIDNLTNQKAVYTSANIPVQQEVTEFGRRFNLGLSFKL; the protein is encoded by the coding sequence ATGAAACACAAGAAAATGAGCTTGCTCATCGCCGCGCTTTTCACGACCCCGTTGATGGCGCAGCAGGCGTTGGCGCAAGACGCCGTTGCCACCCCGGCACCTGCAGCCGCAGCACCGGCCGCACCGGCCGCCGGCGAGATCCAGCAAGTGAACGTGACCGGCATCCGCGCCTCCGTGCGCAACGCGCTGGCGGCCAAGGAAGCCAGCAACAGCATGGTGGAAGTCGTATCGTCGGAAGACATCGGCAAGCTGCCGGACACCACCATCGCCGAATCGCTGGCGCGCCTGCCAGGTCTGTCGTCCGGCCTCGATCGCGGCAACGCATCGCAGATCGTCGCGCGCGGCATGGGCCCACGCTTTATCGGCGCCACGTTGAACGGTCGCGAACTGGCATCGTCGGAGCCTAACCGCGCCGTGCGTTTCGAGCAGTTCCCGTCGGAGTCCGTCACCGGCGCCACCGTCTACAAAACGCAGAACGCCGAAATCGCCGAAGGCGGCATCGCCACCACCATCGATCTGCAAACCGTCTCGCCGCTGAAGTACGCCGGCCGCCAGCTGTCGTTCAAAACCGATGCGCTGTACTACGCGCTGGCCAAGGACATCGCCGGCGCCGACAAGGTCGCGCCACGCATCGGCGGCATCTACGTCGACCAATTCCTGAACAAGACCCTGGGCGCGGCCATCGCCTTCAGCTACCAGGACCAGCCTTCGGTGCAGAAGAACGTGCGCCACTGGGGCTTCAACGAGAACAATTCGGCCGACATCAACGGCGACGGCAAAATCGACAAAACCCCATGGGGCTTCCAGGACGACGTGCGCCGTGGCAGCAACAAGCGCAGCAGCGTGCTGGGCAAGGTCGAATGGAAACCGAACAGCGACGTCCTGATCACCGCCGACACCTACTACGCCAAGACCGCGATTGACGAAGCCCAGATGCAGCACTGGACTGGCGACATGGGCAACTGGGATGGCGGCAATTCGGGCAACTTCAGCAACCTCGATATCCGCAACGGCTATGTTGCCGGCGGCACCCTGAACTGGTCGCGCGTGATCAACAACGACGCCCACTGGATCCAGGACAGCAGCGTCTCGGCCAGCGGCTTGAACGCCAAGGTCAACCTCGGCGACTGGAAAGTCGAAACCGACCTGTCGACCTCCCACGCGCTGCGCAGCAGCCAGTGGCGCGACCTGCGTCAGAATTCGCTGGGCAGCATTCCGGTGTCGATCAACTGGTCGTTCACCGGCGACGAGCGCCAGAGCTACAACTTCGGCGGCATCGACACCGGCAACCCGGCCAACTTCGACGCGCCGACCTTGTACGTCGACACCGACGGCCATATCAAGGATCTGCTGAACGCCGCGTCGGTCACCGCCGCGCGTTCGATCGAAAACAGCATCATCAACCGCATCAAGGTCGGCGTGCGCGCCACCGATCGCGAGAAGAGCTATCGCCAGACCACCTGGCAGCTGTCGCAGACCTCGGCGATTCCCGCTTCCGCTTACGAGACCGTCACCGTCGCCGGCTTCCCGTCGTACGTCGTGCTGAAGGACTTCGGCGCCAGCACCGCCGCGGCCTTCGGTCCCAACGCCTTCAATCCGGACGGCCGTCCGCAGACCCAGAACGATCTGCTGTCGGGCTGGAAGGTCAAGGAGCGCAGCACCTCGGCCTTCATCCAGGGCGACCTCGATGGCGAAGCCTTCGGCAAGACCTATCGCGGCAACGTCGGCGTGCGCGTGGTGCACACCAAGCAGACCGGCTACGGCATGCAGTCGGTCAACGGCGCGGCACCGACCGACGTCGAAGGCGGCACCTCGTACACCGAGATCCTGCCTAGCCTGAACACCATCTTCAACCTGGACGAAAAGCAGGAACACCAGATCCGTTTCAGCCTGGCCCGCGCCATGTCGCGCGCGCCGATGGATGAAATGCGCGCCTCGCGCAACCTGAACGTGGTTGCCGATTCGACCCAGCCTACCACCGGCAGCGCGGGTAACCCCGAGCTGAAGCCGATGATGGCAAACCAGGTCGATCTGGCTTACCAGTGGTACTTCTCGAAAGGTTCGCTGCTGTCGGCCGGCGCGTTCTACAAGAAGGTCCAGCGCTACATCGCCCTGACCAGCGACACGACCATCATCAACGGCCGTCCTGCGACCGTGACGCGTTCGATCAACGGCGACGGCGGCGATATTCGCGGCATCGAGCTGGTGTATCAGCAAGCGTTCACCGGCCTGCCGGCGCCATTCGACGGCCTGGGCGTCGCCAGCAACTACGCTTACACGACCAGTAACATCCGCGAAGCCACGCCATCGGTCAATCCGTTCCCGATCGAAGGCCTGATGAAGCACAACGGCGGCGTGACCCTGTGGTACGAAAAAGCCGGTTACGAAGCGCGTCTGTCGGCCAACTACAAGAGCGCCTTCGTGCGCAATCCGACCTGGAATGCGGGTCAGTTGATCGAGAACGAAGCCGAGACCTATCTGACCTTGAACCTGGCCAAGCAACTGACGCCTAACATCCAGCTGCGCTTCGGTATCGACAACCTGACCAACCAGAAGGCCGTCTACACCAGCGCGAACATCCCGGTGCAGCAGGAAGTGACCGAGTTCGGTCGCCGCTTCAACCTGGGCCTGTCGTTCAAGCTGTGA
- a CDS encoding LysR substrate-binding domain-containing protein, with translation MTDSRSDRFVRSHLKTRHLVLLVELGRHGSIAHAAQAANLTQPGASKLLGELEHALGVQLFERLSRGVSPTWYGKVLIRRAGAALAEMDAAHQEVMELLSGLRGRVGIGTVLAPATSLVPKAINLLKSRHARVHVAVKMSTSKVLVERLRSGELDLVVGRILDTAAADELNFEPLTDEPHLLIARSGHPLASRTDLQLEELMHQCWVLPPAGSILRDRLTALFLSHGLEQPGETVETQDLPVVASLLMSSDMVVALPADAVQAYLQAGLMTVLPFDLGVSMDSFGIVTRKRHQLSPGADAMLLALRDAAASMYPHYHPPA, from the coding sequence ATGACCGATTCCCGCTCAGACCGCTTTGTTCGTTCCCACCTGAAAACCCGCCATCTGGTCTTGCTGGTAGAACTGGGCCGTCATGGCTCCATCGCCCACGCGGCGCAAGCCGCCAACCTGACTCAACCAGGTGCGTCCAAATTACTGGGCGAGCTTGAACACGCGCTCGGCGTTCAGCTGTTCGAACGGCTCTCGCGCGGCGTCTCGCCGACCTGGTACGGGAAAGTACTGATCCGGCGCGCCGGCGCGGCGCTGGCCGAGATGGACGCGGCCCACCAGGAGGTGATGGAGCTGCTGTCCGGCCTGCGCGGACGCGTGGGCATCGGCACCGTGCTGGCGCCGGCCACCAGCCTGGTGCCGAAGGCGATCAACCTGCTCAAGTCGCGCCACGCGCGCGTGCATGTCGCGGTCAAGATGTCGACCAGCAAAGTGCTGGTGGAACGCCTGCGCAGCGGCGAGCTCGATCTGGTGGTCGGCCGCATCCTCGACACGGCTGCCGCCGACGAACTCAATTTCGAGCCGCTGACCGACGAGCCGCACCTGCTGATCGCGCGCAGCGGCCACCCGCTCGCCAGCCGCACCGACCTGCAACTGGAAGAGCTGATGCATCAGTGCTGGGTGCTGCCGCCGGCCGGCAGCATCCTGCGCGACCGCCTGACCGCGTTGTTTTTATCGCACGGACTGGAGCAACCGGGCGAGACGGTGGAGACGCAAGACCTGCCCGTGGTCGCCAGTCTTTTGATGAGCAGCGACATGGTGGTAGCGCTTCCGGCGGACGCCGTGCAAGCGTATCTGCAAGCCGGATTGATGACAGTGCTGCCGTTCGATCTGGGCGTGAGCATGGATTCGTTCGGCATCGTGACGCGCAAACGGCACCAGCTCTCGCCTGGCGCGGATGCAATGTTGTTGGCTTTGCGCGACGCCGCCGCCAGCATGTACCCGCATTATCATCCTCCGGCTTAA
- the dgoD gene encoding galactonate dehydratase codes for MKITKLTTYRVPPRWMLLKIETDEGVVGWGEPVIEGRARTVETAVQEMEPYLIGADPARINDLWQTMYRAGFYRGGAILMSAIAGIDQALWDIKGKVMGKPVYELLGGLVRDRMKMYSWVGGDRPSDIIEQITKLKAGGFDTFKMNGTEELGMLDTSAAVDKAVQRVAEIREAFGNTIEFGLDFHGRVAAPMAKTLLRELEQFRPLFVEEPVLAEQAEYYARLAEMTAIPLAAGERMYSRFEFKNVFAAGGLAIVQPDLSHAGGITECLKIASMAEAYDITLAPHCPLGPVALASCLAVDFVSYNAVLQEQSMGIHYNKGGELLDYVINKEDFTITDGFCKPLPKPGLGVEVDEERVIAASKNAPDWRNPVWRHADGSVAEW; via the coding sequence ATGAAAATCACCAAACTGACGACCTATCGTGTTCCACCGCGCTGGATGCTGCTGAAAATCGAGACCGATGAAGGCGTGGTCGGCTGGGGCGAACCGGTCATCGAAGGCCGCGCGCGCACCGTGGAGACCGCCGTCCAGGAAATGGAACCGTATCTGATCGGCGCCGACCCGGCCCGCATCAACGACCTGTGGCAAACCATGTACCGCGCCGGCTTCTACCGTGGTGGCGCCATCCTGATGAGCGCGATCGCCGGCATCGACCAGGCGCTGTGGGACATCAAGGGCAAAGTGATGGGCAAGCCGGTGTACGAACTGCTGGGCGGCCTGGTGCGCGACCGCATGAAGATGTACAGCTGGGTGGGCGGCGATCGTCCGTCCGACATCATCGAACAGATCACCAAATTGAAAGCCGGCGGCTTCGACACCTTCAAGATGAACGGTACCGAAGAACTGGGCATGCTCGACACCTCGGCGGCCGTCGACAAGGCCGTGCAGCGTGTGGCGGAAATCCGCGAAGCGTTCGGCAACACCATCGAATTCGGCCTGGACTTCCACGGCCGCGTGGCCGCGCCGATGGCCAAAACTCTCTTGCGCGAACTGGAGCAGTTCCGTCCATTGTTCGTCGAAGAGCCGGTGCTGGCCGAGCAGGCCGAATACTACGCCCGCCTGGCCGAAATGACCGCGATTCCGCTGGCGGCTGGTGAGCGCATGTACTCGCGCTTCGAATTCAAGAACGTGTTCGCGGCCGGCGGCCTGGCTATCGTGCAGCCGGACCTGTCGCACGCCGGCGGCATCACCGAGTGCCTGAAGATCGCCTCGATGGCCGAAGCCTACGACATCACCCTGGCGCCGCACTGCCCTCTGGGTCCGGTGGCGCTGGCCTCGTGCCTGGCGGTCGACTTCGTGTCGTACAACGCCGTGCTGCAAGAGCAAAGCATGGGCATCCACTACAACAAGGGCGGCGAGCTGCTCGACTACGTGATCAACAAGGAAGACTTCACGATCACCGATGGCTTCTGCAAGCCGCTGCCTAAACCAGGTTTGGGCGTGGAAGTGGACGAGGAACGCGTGATCGCCGCGAGCAAAAACGCACCCGACTGGCGCAACCCTGTTTGGCGCCATGCGGATGGCAGCGTCGCCGAATGGTGA
- the araG gene encoding L-arabinose ABC transporter ATP-binding protein AraG, with protein sequence MAAYLQFDEVCKFFPGVKALNGVSFEAHAGQVHGLLGENGAGKSTLLKILGGQYKPDGGRLMVNGAECRFTSAKDAIGAGIAVIHQELQYVPELTVAENVLLGRMPTRFGLLDKSKAYRMVSEKLAAIGVDLAPDAKLADLSIAQRQMVEICKAIMQDAQVIAFDEPTSSLSHRETEILFRLVRELRADGRTLIYISHRLEELYALCDACTIFRDGRKIVTHHVMAEVPRDRLISDMVGRELSDIYDYRPRALGEERLKIQGLNGRHMKGPQSFSVRGGEVLGFFGLVGAGRSELMRLLYNADPRSAGQVLLDGATVPTGAPTDAIAAGIVLCPEDRKEQGILATASVAENINISVRRIDLRAGLFLRHKKEAALADEFIARLRIKTPNRQQEIRLLSGGNQQKVILARWLAEPGLKVLILDEPTRGIDVGAKSDIYRIIHEVAERGCCVIVVSSELPEVLGISDRVIVMREGAICGELSRADASETEVLRLALPDSTIPAPAHIETPALHTRSIA encoded by the coding sequence ATGGCGGCTTACCTCCAATTCGACGAGGTCTGCAAATTCTTCCCCGGCGTGAAAGCCCTGAACGGCGTGAGCTTCGAAGCGCACGCCGGCCAGGTGCATGGCCTGCTGGGCGAGAACGGCGCGGGCAAGTCGACGCTACTGAAAATCCTCGGCGGCCAATATAAGCCCGACGGCGGCCGCCTGATGGTCAACGGCGCCGAGTGCCGCTTCACCAGCGCCAAGGACGCCATCGGCGCCGGCATCGCCGTGATCCACCAGGAGCTGCAATACGTGCCCGAACTGACGGTGGCGGAGAACGTGCTGCTGGGCCGCATGCCCACCCGCTTTGGGCTGCTGGACAAGTCCAAGGCCTACCGGATGGTGTCGGAGAAGCTGGCCGCCATCGGCGTCGACCTGGCGCCGGACGCCAAGTTGGCCGACCTGTCGATCGCGCAGCGCCAGATGGTCGAGATCTGCAAGGCCATCATGCAGGACGCGCAAGTCATCGCCTTCGACGAACCGACCAGCAGCCTGTCGCACCGCGAGACCGAAATCCTGTTCCGCCTTGTGCGCGAACTGCGCGCCGACGGCCGGACGCTGATCTACATCTCGCACCGGCTGGAGGAACTGTACGCGCTGTGCGACGCCTGCACCATCTTCCGGGACGGCCGCAAGATCGTCACGCACCACGTCATGGCCGAGGTGCCGCGCGACCGTTTGATCAGCGACATGGTGGGACGTGAGCTGAGCGACATCTACGACTACCGTCCGCGCGCGCTCGGCGAGGAACGCCTGAAGATACAGGGCCTGAACGGCCGCCACATGAAAGGCCCGCAAAGCTTTTCCGTGCGGGGCGGCGAAGTGCTGGGCTTTTTCGGCCTGGTGGGCGCCGGCCGCAGCGAGTTGATGCGATTGCTGTACAACGCCGATCCGCGTAGCGCCGGCCAGGTGCTGCTCGATGGCGCGACCGTGCCGACCGGCGCGCCGACCGACGCCATCGCCGCCGGCATCGTGCTGTGTCCCGAGGACCGCAAGGAGCAAGGCATCCTGGCCACCGCCTCGGTGGCGGAGAACATCAACATCAGCGTGCGCCGCATCGACCTGCGCGCAGGGCTGTTCCTGCGTCATAAGAAGGAAGCGGCGCTGGCCGACGAATTCATCGCGCGGCTGCGCATCAAGACGCCCAACCGCCAGCAGGAGATCCGCCTGCTTTCCGGTGGCAACCAGCAGAAGGTGATCCTGGCGCGCTGGCTGGCCGAACCCGGGCTGAAGGTGCTGATCCTCGACGAACCGACACGCGGCATCGACGTCGGCGCCAAGAGCGACATCTACCGCATCATCCACGAGGTGGCCGAACGCGGTTGCTGCGTGATCGTCGTCTCGAGCGAACTGCCGGAGGTGCTGGGCATTTCGGACCGCGTGATCGTCATGCGCGAAGGCGCCATCTGCGGCGAACTGTCGCGCGCCGACGCCAGCGAAACCGAGGTGCTGCGCCTCGCGCTGCCCGATTCGACCATCCCCGCCCC